In the Corvus cornix cornix isolate S_Up_H32 chromosome 27, ASM73873v5, whole genome shotgun sequence genome, atgtCAGCAATGAGGAAATGAAACGGCAGCgctgacagaaacaaaagcacagcttgTGGTTTTAGGGAGGATATTTTGCTTTGGAGATGAGTCTGTTGGAAATTTACTTGTGCAGTGACTGTGGACCTGGGGTGGTGCAGGAGAAGTATAAAAGCCAGCCCTTCTCCTCACTCTCACATCCAGTCCTCTTGTCTCCATCTCATTGGGAACAAGGTAAGCTTGAAGACttttctgctctccctccttctcttctcctcccttctgctttctgcacaTACCTGCCCCTTTGTTCTATGCTGGGTCATGGGGCTGCCTatgctgggagaggagtgggAACAGAAAGTGTGCAAGAGTTTGGGACTTGGCTGAAGTGAGCGATGGGATAGGTGGGATTACCCTGGGCTTGGTTGCTCTTGGCAGGGAACTTCTTGGCTAAATGGAAGGAGAAGCCTGTGGGCATCAGTACAGCACCTCCAGCTCTTGTTCCCATCTTGCCTTAACAAGGCAGCTGCATGGTGTGGTGACGGGTTGCTTTTCAAATGCCTCTCATGACTTTTTCTTGCCATCTCTGCCAggtgcacctgcagccccaagACATGTCCTGCTTCACCCCGTGCcggccctgccagcccagcgGCCCCACCCCGCTGGCCAACAGCTGCAATGAGCCCTGtgtccagcagtgccaggactCCACCGTGGCCATCCAGCCCTCGCCTGTGGTGGTGACGCTGCCCGGGcccatcctcagctccttcccacagaacaCCGCCGTGGGATCCTCCACCTcggctgctgttggcagcatcctcagctctgGTGGAGTGCCCATCAGCTCCGGGGGCTTTGGCCTCTCAGGCTTGGGCAGTGGCCTCTGTGGCACGAGGTGCCTCCCCTGCTAAAGCTGCTGGCGATGGCCCTGGAGAAGGAACCCAGGGACACACAGGATGGCACAAGCCTGGGATAGAGCATCAATGCTCTATCTACCACTCAGATGACTTCTTTCCCATCTTTTGACTCATTAAAGTTCTGCTGCATCCCAGTCCATGCCTCTGTGTCATCCTTTGCCCTGCACATGCTCACCCTGCATGTCCAGTGAGGGAGGTGTTGCTGTGTGGTTCCGGGAGGGCGTTGTTGGAAGTGGCATTGCCATGGTCGTCAACATTGCATTCATTATTCTAACGCAGCACTGATTACTCATATTAAGGTGACCTTTCTAAattcctctgcctctctgtaCCTCCAAGAATTACCTGATGCCATTCAGCAACCATTCAGATACTCCAGGAATTCTTTTAGTTCTCCCATCAAagccttccttctcttctctgttgtCAGCACAGCCTGTGTCCTCAGTCTCTCATCCACAAGTAAATGTTTCAGCCCCCTCACTAACCTGCCTAATCTTCATGTATTTCACTTCCCTTGCTGGAGATATTTTTGTGTTACAGTCCAGTAGGCAGCACAGCATGCTT is a window encoding:
- the LOC120411344 gene encoding feather keratin 1-like codes for the protein MSCFTPCRPCQPSGPTPLANSCNEPCVQQCQDSTVAIQPSPVVVTLPGPILSSFPQNTAVGSSTSAAVGSILSSGGVPISSGGFGLSGLGSGLCGTRCLPC